Proteins encoded in a region of the Pseudomonadota bacterium genome:
- the proB gene encoding glutamate 5-kinase, translating to MKTGLSRQQGMSYREKHLASARRVVIKVGSAVLTSENGLNHDVMHNLAKGIHYLRDQGREVILVSSGAVAAGRKKLGLKNRPIGLREKQAAAAAGQSSLMRAYEDIFQGLGIKVAQVLLTHDDLSHRDRYLNVRNTLFTLLDWGLVPIINENDTVSVEELRFGDNDTLGAMVTNMTEADMFVCLTDVAGLFTGNPQTDSEAKQVYTVVKVDQEIQGMAGNVASALGTGGMLSKIMAAKTVSARGGSSFIGPGTQKDIIRLLFSGEPVGTFFLPQKEKMHSRKHWIAYTLRPKGSLVLDPGACRAIIAGGKSLLPSGIIEVRGTFGVGAPVHCLDSNNNPIATGLVNYKSTDIEKIQGVQTSQIENRLGYKDSDEVIHRDNLVIL from the coding sequence ATGAAAACCGGACTCTCCAGGCAACAAGGAATGTCATATCGGGAAAAACATCTCGCTTCAGCGCGACGCGTGGTGATTAAGGTGGGAAGCGCCGTCCTCACCTCGGAAAACGGCTTGAACCATGATGTGATGCACAACCTTGCCAAGGGGATTCATTATCTCCGGGATCAGGGACGAGAGGTAATTCTGGTCAGTTCCGGGGCAGTTGCTGCGGGCAGGAAAAAACTCGGTTTGAAAAACAGGCCCATCGGCCTCCGGGAAAAACAGGCTGCTGCAGCCGCGGGCCAGAGTAGTCTGATGCGCGCCTATGAAGATATTTTTCAAGGCCTTGGCATCAAGGTTGCGCAGGTGCTGCTTACCCATGACGATCTTTCCCATCGTGACCGCTATCTCAATGTTCGAAATACGCTTTTCACCTTGTTGGATTGGGGTCTTGTGCCGATCATTAATGAAAATGATACGGTCTCGGTTGAAGAATTGCGGTTTGGTGACAATGATACCCTTGGCGCCATGGTCACCAATATGACCGAGGCTGATATGTTTGTCTGTCTCACCGATGTTGCCGGACTTTTTACCGGGAATCCGCAGACCGATTCTGAGGCGAAACAGGTCTACACCGTGGTCAAGGTTGATCAGGAAATTCAGGGGATGGCCGGCAATGTTGCCAGTGCCCTGGGAACCGGAGGGATGCTCAGTAAGATCATGGCGGCCAAGACGGTCTCGGCTCGTGGCGGCAGTTCCTTTATCGGACCGGGTACGCAAAAGGATATTATCAGGCTCCTTTTTTCCGGAGAGCCTGTTGGCACTTTTTTTCTTCCCCAGAAGGAAAAAATGCACAGCCGTAAACACTGGATCGCTTATACCTTGCGACCTAAAGGCTCACTGGTGCTTGATCCTGGCGCCTGCAGGGCCATAATTGCCGGCGGGAAAAGCCTGCTTCCCTCAGGGATTATCGAGGTTCGGGGAACATTCGGAGTCGGCGCGCCGGTCCATTGTCTGGATTCAAATAATAATCCGATTGCCACTGGACTGGTGAATTACAAATCCACTGATATAGAAAAGATCCAGGGCGTTCAGACCTCGCAGATCGAGAACAGACTCGGATATAAAGACAGTGATGAGGTTATTCATCGGGATAATCTGGTCATCTTATAG
- the obgE gene encoding GTPase ObgE — protein MAFIDEAKFYVKAGDGGNGCVSFRREKYVPKGGPDGGDGGRGGSVFIEASKRLFSLLDFRFKSHFIAENGTHGHGKKMHGRKGEDFTLYVPLGSVIKDAETKEVLADLSEDGEQIMIAAGGTGGGGNVHYASARNRAPRIAGKGKPGDEHWLRIELKLLADVGLIGLPNAGKSTLLSKLSAANPKVADYPFTTLEPQLGVLNFDDNRPCIIADIPGLIEGAHLGAGLGHKFLRHIERTRVLLHVIDASGQDGNAPLDQFQTLEDELRKFNEELIGRTRLVLLNKVDLLADKSAEKKLVRQFKNKEIRTLSISALNGDGLEKLKEELAKALEE, from the coding sequence ATGGCTTTCATCGACGAGGCCAAGTTTTATGTAAAAGCCGGTGACGGCGGCAATGGTTGTGTCAGTTTCAGGCGCGAGAAATATGTTCCCAAAGGCGGCCCTGACGGCGGAGACGGCGGTCGGGGCGGTTCTGTTTTTATTGAGGCGTCCAAACGCCTCTTTTCTCTTTTGGATTTCCGATTTAAATCCCATTTTATTGCTGAAAACGGCACCCATGGCCATGGAAAGAAAATGCATGGCCGTAAGGGCGAGGATTTCACTCTGTACGTTCCCCTTGGCTCAGTGATTAAAGATGCCGAAACTAAAGAAGTTCTTGCCGACCTGAGTGAGGATGGTGAACAGATCATGATCGCTGCTGGTGGCACTGGCGGCGGCGGTAATGTTCATTATGCTTCCGCCAGAAATCGTGCTCCGAGGATTGCAGGCAAGGGCAAACCAGGGGATGAGCACTGGCTGCGCATCGAATTGAAGCTGCTTGCGGATGTGGGACTCATCGGCCTTCCCAACGCCGGGAAATCAACCCTCCTTTCAAAACTTTCCGCTGCAAACCCAAAGGTTGCCGACTACCCGTTTACAACCCTTGAGCCTCAGCTTGGGGTGTTGAATTTTGACGACAATCGGCCATGTATCATTGCCGACATTCCCGGGCTCATCGAAGGCGCCCACCTTGGCGCCGGATTGGGGCACAAGTTCTTAAGGCATATAGAACGAACCAGGGTTCTTCTGCACGTCATCGACGCATCGGGGCAGGACGGCAACGCCCCTTTAGACCAGTTTCAAACCCTTGAAGATGAATTGCGCAAATTCAATGAAGAGCTCATTGGGAGAACCAGGCTTGTGTTACTGAACAAGGTCGATCTCCTGGCCGACAAATCCGCTGAAAAGAAACTGGTCCGCCAATTCAAGAATAAAGAAATCAGGACACTGTCGATTTCTGCGTTAAACGGCGACGGTCTTGAAAAACTCAAGGAAGAACTGGCAAAAGCTCTGGAAGAGTAG
- a CDS encoding TIGR03960 family B12-binding radical SAM protein, giving the protein MNLDSILPLVRRPSRYCGNEFNIVRKDWQSVDLRIVFAFPDMYEIGMSHLGLPMLYHIINSRSHLLAERVYSPDKDLEDLLREKKEPLFSLESKKPLADFDIIGITLPYELCYTNILTILDLAGIPFRAAERNLDFPLVIGGGPCAFHPEPVADFFDAILLGDGEEAILDLAEAVRVAKSSGQSKEELLEILAAIDGVYVPAFFVPEYNSDNRFCGMRSLKPGYEKVTRRFVADLDAVPYESKPLVPLTKIVHDRLGIEIARGCTRGCRFCQAGIIYRPVRERSPEKIFALAKKGIEEGGFDEIGLLSLSSGDYSCLSPLLVQLMDHFVKDKVSVSMPSLRVGSLTPEMMEQIKRVRKSGFTLAPEAGTDRLRRVINKGITEEDLLETCRAAFSLGWKLIKLYFMFGLPTETEEDLQAIAELARKSLALAGRGAFQINVSAATFVPKPHTPFQWEPQISIAQGWAKIDFLKNRLKGKGLRLKWHDPRQSFLEGVMSRGDRKLSQVIEDVWRAGARFDAWSDYFHLETWFQAATKNNIDLEEYLRRREIDEPLPWQHLDCGVGEDFFRDELEKSLNEIYTPDCRVHGCQTCGLCDFKQVKPVLIDPGGIGQPVITGNAHKSQIVKQPESGKFIYKILYSRTGDARFVGHLEMIQMFFRLFKRLKLPLVFSKGFNPSPKVSFSPALPLGTESLAEHLLVTVAEPLKDKNALLQKLNENLPSGFALQSIELGGKQGDKFEVCYHVKFPKSPDPEPLESFMRQKEFVITLERGGRKKSLDARKLVTSIELTDQDQVRICMTVEASVPSVKPLELLRIILALSNEEMYTAKVMKISSRELT; this is encoded by the coding sequence GTGAACCTTGACAGCATTTTACCTCTGGTCAGAAGGCCCAGCCGCTATTGCGGCAATGAATTCAACATTGTCAGAAAAGACTGGCAGAGCGTTGATCTGCGAATTGTTTTCGCCTTTCCTGATATGTATGAAATCGGTATGTCCCATCTGGGTCTGCCCATGCTCTATCATATCATCAATAGCCGCTCCCATCTCCTTGCCGAACGCGTTTACTCCCCGGACAAAGATCTTGAGGATCTGCTGCGTGAAAAGAAGGAGCCGCTGTTTTCTCTGGAGTCCAAGAAACCCCTGGCAGATTTCGACATTATCGGCATAACCCTGCCCTATGAACTCTGTTATACCAATATCCTGACTATTCTGGATCTAGCTGGAATCCCCTTTCGGGCCGCAGAGAGAAATCTTGATTTTCCTCTGGTAATCGGTGGTGGCCCCTGCGCTTTTCACCCGGAGCCGGTGGCTGATTTCTTTGATGCGATATTGCTCGGTGACGGTGAAGAAGCAATTCTTGATCTTGCCGAGGCGGTAAGAGTCGCCAAGTCCTCCGGTCAGAGCAAAGAGGAGTTACTGGAAATTCTCGCGGCGATTGACGGGGTTTATGTGCCGGCTTTTTTTGTACCTGAGTACAACTCGGACAACCGGTTTTGCGGCATGCGTTCTCTCAAACCCGGATATGAAAAGGTGACCAGACGCTTTGTCGCTGATCTTGACGCGGTGCCTTATGAGTCGAAGCCCCTGGTACCCCTTACCAAGATTGTTCACGACCGGCTGGGCATTGAAATAGCCAGGGGCTGCACCCGCGGTTGCCGCTTCTGTCAGGCGGGCATCATTTATCGCCCGGTACGAGAACGATCGCCTGAAAAAATATTCGCCCTTGCCAAAAAAGGTATTGAAGAAGGCGGTTTTGATGAAATCGGCCTGTTGTCCTTGAGCAGCGGCGACTATTCCTGCCTGTCGCCGCTGCTTGTGCAGCTCATGGATCATTTTGTAAAAGATAAGGTGTCCGTGTCCATGCCCTCTCTCCGGGTCGGGTCGTTAACCCCTGAGATGATGGAACAGATCAAGCGGGTCAGGAAGTCCGGTTTTACCCTTGCCCCGGAAGCCGGAACAGACAGGTTGCGGCGGGTGATAAACAAGGGGATTACCGAAGAAGATCTTCTTGAGACATGCCGGGCCGCCTTCAGCCTGGGCTGGAAGCTTATCAAACTGTATTTCATGTTCGGGCTGCCCACGGAAACCGAAGAAGATCTTCAGGCGATTGCCGAACTTGCCCGTAAATCCCTCGCTCTTGCGGGTCGAGGTGCTTTTCAGATCAATGTGAGCGCCGCAACCTTTGTTCCAAAGCCCCACACTCCTTTTCAATGGGAGCCGCAGATTTCTATTGCTCAAGGCTGGGCAAAGATTGATTTTCTTAAAAACCGGCTCAAAGGCAAAGGGCTTCGTCTGAAATGGCATGATCCCAGGCAGAGTTTTCTTGAGGGAGTCATGTCCCGCGGTGACAGAAAACTTTCGCAGGTAATCGAGGATGTCTGGAGGGCAGGGGCAAGATTTGATGCCTGGTCGGATTATTTCCATCTTGAAACATGGTTTCAGGCGGCCACAAAAAATAATATCGATCTGGAAGAATATCTGCGACGCCGGGAAATAGATGAGCCGCTTCCCTGGCAGCATCTGGATTGCGGTGTGGGGGAAGATTTTTTCAGGGATGAGCTGGAAAAATCCCTCAATGAAATCTACACACCTGACTGCCGGGTTCACGGATGCCAGACCTGCGGACTCTGCGATTTCAAGCAGGTGAAACCGGTTTTGATCGATCCCGGAGGAATCGGGCAACCGGTTATTACCGGCAACGCCCATAAATCACAGATTGTCAAGCAACCGGAATCCGGAAAATTTATTTATAAAATTCTCTATTCGCGGACAGGGGACGCAAGGTTTGTCGGTCATCTTGAAATGATCCAGATGTTTTTCCGGCTGTTCAAACGCCTCAAACTGCCCCTTGTTTTCTCAAAGGGTTTTAATCCATCACCGAAAGTCTCCTTCAGCCCGGCTTTGCCTCTGGGCACGGAAAGTTTGGCGGAACATCTTCTGGTCACGGTTGCTGAACCCCTGAAGGACAAAAATGCTTTATTGCAGAAATTAAACGAAAATCTTCCCTCGGGCTTTGCATTGCAATCCATCGAACTTGGGGGGAAACAAGGCGATAAGTTTGAAGTCTGTTATCATGTAAAGTTTCCCAAATCCCCTGATCCCGAACCACTTGAATCTTTCATGCGGCAAAAAGAATTTGTTATCACTCTGGAACGGGGTGGCAGGAAAAAAAGTCTTGATGCGAGAAAACTCGTAACCAGTATCGAGTTGACGGATCAGGATCAGGTGCGTATATGTATGACGGTGGAAGCGAGTGTGCCATCAGTTAAACCTTTGGAACTCCTTCGGATAATCCTTGCTTTGAGCAATGAAGAAATGTATACGGCAAAAGTTATGAAAATATCCTCACGGGAATTGACTTAG
- the tmk gene encoding dTMP kinase: protein MEKTNHTENIQDRPGMLLVFEGIDGTGKSSQIALAAEKLSGMGFDVVTTREPTDGKFGQQIRKLYTQRGTVSQKQELDLFMADRKEHVEQVIAPGLKAGRIVLTDRYYFSTAAYQGASGNDPEKIIAENEKFAPTPDIVLLISVPVAVSLHRIQTLRGESLNDFEQESNLRKVDVIFDQLSARDYIQKIDGTKSLDEVHEEIMRHVINALGKKGLWNVAG, encoded by the coding sequence ATGGAAAAAACCAATCATACTGAAAATATTCAAGACCGGCCAGGAATGCTACTGGTCTTTGAAGGAATAGACGGGACCGGAAAAAGTTCGCAGATTGCCCTTGCTGCCGAAAAACTTTCAGGGATGGGATTTGATGTTGTAACCACCCGGGAACCCACGGATGGAAAATTCGGACAACAGATCAGAAAACTGTATACGCAGCGCGGTACAGTTTCACAAAAACAGGAACTCGATCTTTTTATGGCGGACCGAAAAGAGCACGTTGAGCAGGTCATTGCCCCGGGCTTGAAGGCCGGCAGGATAGTGCTCACCGACCGGTATTATTTTTCAACCGCCGCTTATCAGGGCGCTTCAGGAAACGACCCTGAAAAAATAATTGCTGAAAACGAGAAGTTTGCTCCGACTCCGGATATTGTCTTGTTGATTTCGGTGCCTGTTGCGGTTAGTCTTCACAGGATACAGACACTACGCGGTGAGTCATTGAATGATTTTGAACAGGAATCTAATCTTCGTAAGGTGGATGTCATTTTTGACCAGTTATCTGCAAGGGATTATATTCAAAAGATTGATGGGACAAAATCTCTTGATGAAGTGCATGAAGAGATTATGCGCCATGTAATTAATGCCTTGGGGAAAAAAGGCCTCTGGAATGTTGCCGGCTAA
- a CDS encoding Rne/Rng family ribonuclease — translation MATDLIINATSFEIRIALVEYGNLVEFYLERPTEKGLVGNIYRGRVRRVLPGMQAAFVDIGLDRTGFLYVDDIFVNPEDYEQRISKLEQTEGREPCCVNGLPESLPRAVPGVDIDDLLTEGQDILVQICKEPMGTKGARLTSHITLPSRNLVFMASTDHVGISKKIDQEDVRQRLREDIEVLRPAGTGFIVRTAGEDASREDLEADMEYLLYLWSETQGRASKASVPSLVYEDLDITLRTVRDIFTTNVDRLVVDDRKTYERVLDFVDRFAPHLKEKVHFCEEGDSVFDVYGIEMDASRALEKKIWLRCGGYIVIETTEALTVIDVNTGRYVGKADLEETIFKTNMEAVKEIAYQLRLRNIGGIIIIDFIDMENEAHREEMFKALQESCKKDKSRINILRVSEFGLVQMTRKRNREDLFRSMSESCIYCHGEGVLKSRRSICYEIFRKIVRNAKKMPGTEVTIKVHPHVASLMFKDESGTIDRLEEETGKRIVIVPNKDLHMERYEVVWKAN, via the coding sequence ATGGCCACCGATCTGATTATCAACGCGACATCCTTTGAAATTAGGATTGCCCTTGTGGAATACGGCAATCTTGTGGAGTTTTATCTTGAGCGCCCAACGGAAAAGGGCCTGGTTGGGAATATTTACCGGGGCCGGGTTCGGAGGGTTTTGCCCGGTATGCAGGCGGCTTTTGTGGATATCGGACTTGACCGCACCGGTTTTCTGTATGTCGATGACATTTTCGTCAATCCCGAAGATTACGAGCAGAGAATCTCCAAGCTGGAACAAACCGAGGGAAGGGAGCCTTGCTGCGTAAACGGTTTGCCGGAAAGTCTGCCGCGAGCGGTTCCGGGTGTCGATATAGATGATCTGTTGACCGAGGGGCAGGATATCCTTGTTCAGATCTGCAAGGAACCCATGGGGACCAAAGGCGCCCGCCTGACCAGTCATATCACTCTGCCAAGTAGAAATCTGGTGTTTATGGCCAGCACCGATCATGTCGGTATTTCGAAAAAAATAGATCAAGAGGACGTTCGACAACGATTGCGGGAGGACATCGAAGTGTTGCGGCCCGCCGGAACCGGGTTTATCGTTCGTACTGCCGGGGAAGATGCCTCAAGGGAAGATCTGGAAGCTGACATGGAGTACCTGCTGTATCTCTGGAGCGAGACCCAGGGTCGGGCAAGTAAAGCCTCGGTGCCCAGTCTGGTCTACGAAGATCTGGATATTACACTGCGAACGGTGCGGGATATTTTTACAACCAATGTTGACCGGCTGGTTGTGGATGACCGGAAAACATATGAGCGAGTTCTGGATTTTGTAGATAGATTTGCCCCGCATTTGAAGGAAAAAGTCCATTTTTGCGAAGAAGGGGATTCGGTTTTTGACGTCTACGGAATAGAGATGGACGCAAGCCGGGCCCTTGAAAAGAAAATCTGGCTCCGCTGTGGTGGGTATATTGTTATCGAAACAACCGAAGCATTAACCGTTATAGATGTAAATACCGGGCGTTACGTCGGCAAGGCTGATCTTGAGGAAACTATTTTCAAAACAAACATGGAGGCGGTGAAAGAAATCGCCTATCAGTTGCGACTCAGAAATATCGGCGGCATTATCATAATCGATTTCATCGACATGGAAAATGAAGCGCACCGCGAAGAAATGTTCAAGGCTCTTCAGGAATCCTGCAAGAAAGATAAAAGCCGGATAAACATCCTCAGGGTCTCGGAGTTCGGATTGGTCCAGATGACCAGGAAGCGAAACCGCGAGGATCTGTTCAGGTCCATGAGCGAGTCATGCATCTATTGTCATGGTGAAGGAGTTCTTAAATCCCGCAGATCAATCTGCTATGAAATTTTTAGAAAGATCGTCCGGAACGCCAAAAAAATGCCCGGCACCGAGGTGACGATTAAAGTGCATCCCCATGTTGCTTCATTGATGTTTAAAGATGAATCCGGGACAATAGACAGGCTCGAGGAGGAAACCGGTAAGCGGATCGTTATTGTCCCGAACAAAGACCTTCATATGGAGCGCTATGAAGTTGTTTGGAAAGCCAACTGA
- the rplU gene encoding 50S ribosomal protein L21, whose protein sequence is MYAIIRTGGKQYQVESGDKLRVEKINGDVGETIELNDVLLVADGENVRIGQPMLEGAKVSARIVEQGKDKKVLVFKKKKRKGYQVKNGHRQLFTGLEINEITA, encoded by the coding sequence ATGTACGCAATTATACGAACCGGCGGTAAACAGTATCAGGTCGAATCCGGAGACAAACTCCGTGTTGAAAAAATCAACGGCGATGTTGGTGAGACAATTGAGCTGAATGATGTTCTTCTTGTGGCAGATGGCGAGAATGTCCGGATCGGGCAACCGATGCTTGAAGGCGCCAAAGTCTCTGCCCGGATTGTTGAACAGGGAAAAGACAAAAAGGTTCTTGTGTTTAAAAAGAAAAAACGCAAGGGTTATCAGGTGAAAAACGGCCACAGGCAGTTGTTTACCGGCCTTGAGATTAACGAGATTACGGCATAG
- a CDS encoding DUF4292 domain-containing protein: protein MKFLLVPFCCVIAAFLFAGCAVLPDSVPIQADERQVVISSFKEMVASQGECGCCFDANATVSLHSFMFSGTIDGYLLARASSSFKFIGVNPLGQPTVILTTDGTAFRYIAVSEAKGYEGKVSAEAFKRFAPEGFDPEYGYYWFIGRLRPGRISIGEITRSTQGEGYWLEVRIENSQTVSQVLFDPEKSIILRHILFNDQGSALMDVRYERYAGDTCPLPGKVIVESRQQNGSLTIFLKYNQQDVRLSEKDFTVNIPKRFERVTVK from the coding sequence ATGAAATTCTTATTAGTTCCTTTTTGCTGCGTAATTGCGGCTTTTTTGTTTGCCGGATGTGCTGTGCTTCCGGATTCAGTGCCGATCCAGGCGGACGAGCGCCAGGTGGTGATTTCATCTTTCAAGGAAATGGTCGCCTCCCAGGGGGAATGCGGATGCTGTTTTGATGCAAATGCCACGGTGTCCCTCCACTCGTTCATGTTTTCCGGCACCATTGACGGCTATCTTCTGGCCAGGGCTTCCTCATCCTTTAAGTTCATCGGTGTGAATCCGCTGGGGCAACCCACGGTGATTCTGACCACGGACGGAACTGCATTCCGGTATATTGCCGTGAGTGAGGCAAAGGGCTATGAGGGAAAGGTCTCTGCCGAGGCGTTTAAACGCTTCGCCCCTGAAGGGTTTGATCCGGAATACGGATATTACTGGTTCATCGGCCGGTTGCGGCCCGGGCGCATTTCCATCGGTGAGATAACCCGATCCACCCAGGGCGAGGGCTACTGGCTTGAAGTAAGGATTGAAAATTCACAAACAGTCAGCCAGGTGCTCTTTGATCCGGAAAAATCAATCATCCTGAGACATATATTATTCAATGATCAGGGGTCGGCGCTCATGGATGTGAGGTATGAAAGATATGCCGGCGATACCTGCCCCCTTCCTGGAAAGGTCATTGTCGAATCGCGGCAGCAGAATGGTTCGCTTACCATTTTTCTTAAATATAATCAGCAGGATGTCAGACTTTCGGAGAAAGATTTCACCGTGAATATTCCCAAGAGATTTGAGAGGGTTACTGTAAAGTGA
- the rpmA gene encoding 50S ribosomal protein L27 — protein sequence MAHKKAGGSSRNGRDSAGQRRGVKRFGGQEVRAGSILVRQLGTKIHPGRNVGLGRDFTLFAKIDGVVAYEDFGRNRKRVCVYPVESTS from the coding sequence ATGGCTCATAAAAAAGCGGGCGGAAGTTCAAGAAATGGTCGCGACAGTGCCGGCCAGAGGCGTGGCGTAAAAAGGTTCGGCGGGCAGGAAGTTCGTGCCGGCAGTATCCTTGTACGTCAGTTGGGCACTAAAATTCATCCTGGCCGTAATGTTGGTCTTGGGCGGGATTTTACCCTGTTTGCCAAAATAGACGGCGTTGTTGCGTATGAAGATTTTGGTAGAAATCGTAAACGGGTGTGTGTTTATCCTGTTGAATCAACATCCTGA
- a CDS encoding tetratricopeptide repeat protein, translating to MITGPRKILLLLCIAVFSTSCSNRYLQGTAQNVAISESSHELYDESVDLACAYFYYLWGKSAQHDERYEEAREAYEKSLVCDTKAEFVMHNLIVLLVKMGKREQALTLMEKLAVDNPHDIKTLSLLANLYAAMGKTDKAVETYKILIEKDKEPQYLLMLGTLYGRNHQYEEAEKIFLDLLKLDDQSYMGYYYLARLYRENGSFEKARAMYEKCLDLNWSTPLAFEIAEFFMQEKKDDDAISIFNKILENEDTDERARGELAGLYLRMEQPEKALEELQKLREYASDRQKVDLSIGRIYLEQERFNEAVEIYSRLLEESSEPENIRPLLAAAFYKLGDKQSAKDHLSKVHSSSKGYEESMLMLVQMLQEEDKFDEAIKLLSDCIADQEKRKKSFYRRLADLYKKSDQIEKGKAVFEEAMAEYPSDTRILFEYGMFLDELGDSAAATERMQQILAINPQDAYALNYVGYIWAEKGIHLPKALEYIQQAVALRPEDGYIRDSLGWVYFKQGEYQRAVEELEKALSIETDDPTINEHAGDAYLKIGDKEKALGAYEKSYELYSDEEKKQKVKDKLDNFTK from the coding sequence ATGATAACAGGACCGAGAAAGATATTACTTCTGCTCTGCATAGCTGTTTTTAGCACTTCGTGCAGCAACAGGTATTTACAGGGTACTGCGCAGAATGTTGCGATTAGCGAATCAAGCCACGAGCTTTATGACGAATCGGTTGATCTTGCCTGCGCCTATTTTTACTATCTCTGGGGGAAATCCGCGCAACACGATGAGCGCTACGAGGAAGCCCGCGAAGCCTATGAAAAATCCCTGGTCTGTGACACCAAGGCCGAATTTGTCATGCACAACCTCATCGTCCTTCTGGTGAAAATGGGCAAAAGAGAACAGGCCCTGACTTTGATGGAGAAACTAGCCGTTGACAACCCCCATGATATCAAAACCTTGTCGCTTCTGGCGAACCTTTATGCAGCCATGGGAAAGACCGACAAGGCCGTTGAAACTTACAAGATCTTGATAGAAAAGGATAAAGAGCCCCAGTACTTATTGATGCTCGGGACCCTGTATGGGAGAAACCACCAATACGAAGAAGCAGAGAAAATATTTCTTGATTTACTGAAGTTGGATGATCAGTCGTATATGGGATACTACTATCTTGCAAGACTGTATCGGGAAAACGGCTCCTTTGAGAAAGCCAGGGCGATGTATGAAAAATGTCTTGATCTGAACTGGTCAACACCCCTGGCCTTTGAAATTGCGGAATTTTTCATGCAGGAAAAGAAGGATGACGATGCAATCTCCATATTCAATAAAATACTGGAAAATGAGGATACTGATGAGCGCGCCAGAGGTGAGCTTGCCGGATTATATCTCCGAATGGAGCAACCGGAAAAAGCCCTTGAGGAGCTGCAGAAACTTCGGGAATATGCTTCTGACCGACAGAAGGTTGACCTTTCCATAGGCCGGATTTACCTGGAGCAGGAAAGGTTTAATGAAGCGGTAGAAATATACTCGCGTCTCCTTGAGGAAAGTTCTGAGCCTGAAAATATCAGACCGCTGCTGGCGGCGGCTTTTTATAAGCTTGGCGACAAGCAATCCGCAAAAGATCATTTATCCAAGGTGCATTCTTCTTCGAAAGGATATGAAGAGTCGATGCTGATGCTCGTGCAGATGCTGCAGGAGGAAGACAAGTTTGACGAAGCCATAAAGCTGTTATCGGATTGTATTGCCGATCAGGAGAAGCGGAAAAAAAGTTTTTATCGGAGACTTGCGGATCTGTATAAGAAATCTGATCAGATCGAAAAAGGCAAAGCTGTTTTTGAAGAGGCCATGGCCGAATACCCTTCCGATACAAGAATTCTCTTTGAATACGGAATGTTCCTCGATGAACTTGGTGACTCTGCGGCGGCAACCGAAAGGATGCAACAGATTCTCGCGATCAACCCCCAGGACGCCTACGCATTAAATTATGTGGGGTATATCTGGGCTGAAAAAGGCATCCATTTGCCCAAGGCCCTGGAATATATCCAGCAGGCGGTTGCCCTGCGCCCGGAAGACGGATATATCCGCGACAGCCTGGGTTGGGTTTATTTTAAACAGGGAGAATACCAGCGAGCGGTGGAAGAGCTCGAAAAAGCTTTGTCAATTGAGACTGACGACCCGACCATCAACGAGCATGCAGGTGATGCTTATTTGAAGATCGGCGACAAGGAAAAGGCGCTTGGGGCTTATGAAAAATCCTACGAGTTGTACAGCGATGAAGAAAAGAAACAGAAGGTAAAGGATAAGCTCGATAATTTCACTAAATAA